Proteins encoded together in one Prionailurus viverrinus isolate Anna chromosome B1, UM_Priviv_1.0, whole genome shotgun sequence window:
- the S100P gene encoding protein S100-P — protein MTELETAMGMIIDVFARYAGAEGNKQSLTKGELKTLMEKELPGFLQNKRDRDAVDKLLKDLDANGDAEVDFNEFIVFVAALTAACHKYFEQAGLH, from the exons ATGACGGAACTGGAGACGGCCATGGGCATGATTATTGACGTCTTTGCCCGGTACGCGGGGGCCGAGGGCAACAAGCAGAGCCTGACCAAGGGGGAGCTGAAGACGCTCATGGAGAAGGAGCTCCCTGGCTTCCTGCAG AATAAAAGGGACCGGGACGCCGTGGACAAACTGCTCAAGGACCTGGACGCCAACGGAGACGCCGAGGTGGATTTCAACGAGTTCATAGTGTTCGTGGCCGCCCTCACAGCCGCCTGCCACAAGTACTTTGAGCAGGCGGGGCTCCACTGA